In the Phaeobacter gallaeciensis genome, one interval contains:
- a CDS encoding aspartate aminotransferase family protein codes for MSHLFPRHTKANLPTAVGGDGCYLIDSTGKRYFDGSGGAAVSCLGHSDAAVIAAVQQQVGQLAFAHTGFMTSEPAEALADLLIANAPGDLDRVYFVSGGSEATEAAIKLARQYFLEKGEPERRHLIARRQSYHGNTLGALAAGGNAWRRQQFDPLLIGVSHIAPCYEYVDRAQGESSFDYGQRAANELEAEILRLGPETVMAFMAEPVVGATSGAVPAVEGYFKRIREICDKYGVLLILDEVMCGMGRTGHLFACDADGVAPDILCIAKGLGAGYQPIGAMLCSRQIYETIEGGSGFFQHGHTYIGHPVATAAGLAVVSQMLERDLVARCAAMGDRLQSALQERFGQHPNIGDIRGRGLFRGIELVRDRDSKTPFDPSLGLAAKIKKAAFEAGLICYPMSGTRDGRNGDHILLAPPFIISEDQIAEVVDKLDVAITQSLPQG; via the coding sequence ATGTCTCATTTATTTCCCCGTCATACCAAGGCGAACCTGCCCACTGCCGTGGGGGGCGATGGCTGTTATCTGATTGATTCGACAGGAAAGCGGTATTTCGACGGATCGGGCGGCGCGGCGGTGTCCTGCCTTGGCCATTCCGATGCGGCAGTCATCGCGGCGGTGCAGCAGCAGGTGGGACAGCTGGCCTTTGCCCATACCGGGTTCATGACCTCGGAACCGGCCGAGGCGCTCGCCGATCTGCTGATTGCCAATGCGCCGGGCGATCTGGACCGGGTCTATTTTGTCTCTGGCGGATCCGAGGCGACCGAGGCGGCGATCAAGCTGGCACGCCAGTATTTCCTGGAAAAGGGGGAGCCGGAGCGGCGGCACCTGATTGCCCGGCGGCAAAGCTATCACGGCAACACGCTTGGCGCCTTGGCGGCGGGGGGCAATGCCTGGCGGCGGCAGCAATTCGATCCGCTTCTGATCGGCGTGTCCCATATCGCGCCTTGTTATGAATATGTGGACCGGGCCCAGGGCGAGAGCAGTTTTGACTATGGCCAGCGCGCCGCGAACGAACTGGAGGCGGAGATCCTGCGTCTTGGCCCCGAAACCGTGATGGCCTTCATGGCCGAACCAGTAGTGGGCGCCACATCCGGGGCGGTACCTGCGGTCGAAGGCTATTTCAAACGCATCCGCGAGATCTGCGACAAATATGGCGTGCTGCTGATCCTGGATGAGGTCATGTGCGGCATGGGGCGCACCGGTCACCTGTTTGCCTGTGACGCCGACGGTGTCGCGCCCGACATCCTGTGTATCGCAAAGGGGTTGGGCGCCGGTTATCAGCCGATCGGGGCGATGCTGTGCTCCCGCCAGATCTACGAGACCATCGAAGGCGGCAGCGGCTTTTTCCAACACGGGCATACCTATATCGGCCATCCGGTGGCCACAGCGGCTGGGCTGGCGGTGGTGAGCCAGATGCTGGAGCGGGATCTGGTGGCCCGCTGCGCGGCGATGGGCGATCGTCTGCAATCCGCCCTGCAGGAGCGGTTCGGCCAGCATCCCAATATCGGCGACATTCGCGGGCGCGGTCTGTTCCGGGGGATCGAGCTGGTCCGTGACCGCGACAGCAAGACGCCCTTTGACCCGTCACTTGGGCTGGCGGCGAAGATCAAGAAGGCGGCTTTTGAGGCCGGGCTGATCTGCTATCCGATGTCGGGTACGCGTGATGGCCGCAATGGTGATCACATCCTGCTGGCGCCGCCCTTTATCATTTCGGAGGATCAGATCGCCGAGGTGGTCGACAAGCTGGACGTGGCGATAACACAGTCCCTGCCTCAAGGCTGA
- a CDS encoding 3-keto-5-aminohexanoate cleavage protein, which translates to MAEFTVMVAPSGARRGKRDHLNLPVTPEEIAQTAADCYVAGAGALHLHVRDEEGQHSLDAGRYRTAMEAVQEAAPGMKVQITTESAGLFSPKDQLHCLMQLRPAAASVSVREMARDLAVAARAYAFSAEVGTRVQHILYGSSCIAQLKEWYGDGTVPPSMRDAIFVLGSYAPPVLGQPEDLAGFLSAAADLRLNWTACAFGRNERACLLAAIAAGGDARIGFENNIETPEGEMLQDNAASVAALVRAAQDAGHSLKEG; encoded by the coding sequence GTGGCGGAGTTCACAGTGATGGTTGCCCCGAGTGGGGCACGGCGTGGCAAGCGGGATCATTTGAACCTGCCGGTGACACCAGAGGAAATCGCGCAGACGGCCGCGGACTGTTATGTGGCCGGGGCAGGGGCGCTACACCTGCATGTGCGGGATGAGGAGGGCCAGCATTCGCTGGACGCCGGGCGCTATCGCACGGCGATGGAAGCGGTGCAGGAGGCGGCGCCCGGCATGAAGGTGCAGATCACCACCGAAAGCGCGGGTCTCTTCTCTCCCAAGGACCAGTTACATTGCCTGATGCAGCTGCGCCCGGCGGCGGCCTCGGTCTCGGTCCGGGAAATGGCGCGGGATCTGGCAGTAGCCGCGCGGGCCTATGCATTTAGTGCTGAGGTCGGAACGCGGGTTCAGCATATCCTGTATGGGTCGTCCTGTATCGCGCAGCTGAAGGAATGGTACGGCGATGGCACGGTGCCGCCCTCGATGCGCGATGCGATCTTTGTCCTCGGAAGCTACGCACCGCCGGTGTTGGGGCAGCCGGAGGATCTGGCCGGGTTTCTGTCGGCGGCAGCGGATCTGAGACTCAACTGGACCGCCTGCGCCTTTGGCCGCAACGAACGGGCCTGCCTGCTGGCGGCGATTGCTGCCGGAGGGGATGCGCGAATCGGATTTGAGAATAATATTGAAACGCCGGAGGGCGAGATGCTGCAGGACAATGCAGCCTCGGTAGCGGCGCTGGTCAGGGCCGCACAGGATGCCGGTCACAGCCTCAAGGAGGGCTGA
- the xsc gene encoding sulfoacetaldehyde acetyltransferase: MKMTTEEAFVKTLQMHGIEHAFGIIGSAMMPISDLFPKAGITFWDCAHEGSAGMMADGYTRATGKMSMMIAQNGPGITNFVTAVKTAYWNHTPLLLVTPQAANKTIGQGGFQEVEQMKLFEDMVAYQEEVRDPSRVAEVLNRVIMQAKRASAPAQLNIPRDMWTQVIDVALPAIVEFERPTGGETALAQAADLLSNAKNPVILNGAGVVLSKGGIAASKALAERLDAPVCVGYQHNDAFPGSHPLFAGPLGYNGSKAGMELIKEADVVLCLGTRLNPFSTLPGYGMEYWPTEAKIIQVDINPDRIGLTKPVTVGIVGDAAKVATTILDQLSDSAGDEGRADRKARIAEAKSRWAQQLSSMDHEDDDPGTTWNERARADKPDWMSPRMAWRAIQSALPREAIISSDIGNNCAIGNAYPSFDEGRKYLAPGLFGPCGYGLPAVVGAKIGCPDVPVVGFSGDGAFGIAVNELTAIGRDEWPAVTQVVFRNYQWGAEKRNSTLWFDDNFVGTELDQQVSYAGIANACGLKGVVARTMDELTAALAQAVEDQKNGITTLIEAMINQELGEPFRRDAMKNPVEVAGISADDMRPQQVG; the protein is encoded by the coding sequence ATGAAAATGACCACCGAGGAAGCCTTTGTCAAAACCCTGCAAATGCATGGGATTGAACATGCTTTCGGGATTATCGGCTCGGCGATGATGCCGATTTCGGACCTGTTTCCCAAGGCAGGCATCACCTTCTGGGACTGCGCGCATGAAGGAAGCGCCGGCATGATGGCCGATGGCTACACCCGCGCCACCGGCAAGATGTCGATGATGATCGCCCAGAACGGCCCTGGCATCACCAACTTTGTCACCGCCGTCAAAACCGCCTACTGGAACCACACCCCGCTGCTGCTGGTCACCCCGCAGGCAGCGAACAAGACCATCGGTCAAGGCGGTTTCCAGGAAGTCGAGCAGATGAAACTGTTCGAGGACATGGTCGCCTATCAGGAAGAGGTGCGCGATCCCTCCCGCGTGGCCGAAGTTCTGAACCGGGTGATCATGCAGGCCAAACGCGCCTCGGCCCCGGCGCAACTGAACATTCCGCGCGATATGTGGACCCAGGTCATCGACGTTGCTCTGCCCGCCATCGTCGAATTCGAACGCCCCACCGGGGGCGAAACCGCGCTAGCGCAGGCGGCTGATCTGCTGTCGAACGCCAAGAACCCGGTGATCCTGAACGGTGCCGGTGTGGTGCTGTCCAAGGGTGGCATCGCCGCCTCCAAGGCGCTGGCAGAACGTCTGGATGCCCCCGTCTGCGTTGGCTACCAGCACAATGACGCCTTCCCCGGATCGCATCCGCTGTTCGCAGGTCCGCTTGGCTACAACGGCTCCAAGGCCGGTATGGAACTGATAAAGGAAGCCGATGTGGTGCTCTGCCTTGGCACCCGGCTCAACCCCTTCTCGACCCTGCCGGGCTACGGCATGGAATACTGGCCCACCGAAGCCAAGATCATTCAGGTCGACATCAACCCGGACCGGATCGGCCTGACCAAACCGGTGACGGTTGGCATCGTCGGCGATGCCGCCAAGGTGGCCACGACGATCCTTGACCAGCTGAGCGACAGCGCAGGTGATGAAGGACGCGCAGACCGCAAGGCACGGATCGCCGAAGCCAAATCCCGCTGGGCGCAGCAGCTCAGCTCGATGGATCACGAGGATGACGATCCCGGCACCACCTGGAATGAACGCGCCCGGGCCGACAAACCGGATTGGATGAGCCCCCGCATGGCCTGGCGCGCAATCCAGTCGGCGCTGCCCCGCGAGGCGATCATCTCTTCCGACATCGGTAACAACTGCGCCATCGGCAACGCATATCCGTCCTTTGACGAGGGCCGCAAATATCTGGCGCCGGGACTGTTCGGTCCCTGCGGATACGGTCTGCCTGCCGTGGTCGGCGCCAAGATCGGCTGCCCGGACGTGCCGGTTGTCGGCTTCTCCGGCGACGGTGCCTTTGGCATCGCCGTGAACGAGCTGACCGCGATCGGCCGCGATGAATGGCCCGCTGTCACTCAGGTGGTATTCCGCAACTACCAGTGGGGCGCAGAGAAACGGAACTCGACCCTGTGGTTCGATGACAACTTTGTCGGCACCGAGCTGGATCAGCAGGTCTCTTATGCCGGGATCGCCAATGCCTGCGGCCTGAAAGGCGTCGTCGCCCGCACCATGGACGAGCTGACCGCGGCGTTGGCACAGGCGGTCGAGGACCAGAAGAACGGCATCACCACCCTCATCGAGGCGATGATCAACCAGGAACTGGGTGAACCCTTCCGCCGCGACGCCATGAAGAACCCGGTCGAGGTCGCCGGGATCTCTGCCGACGACATGCGTCCGCAGCAGGTCGGCTGA
- a CDS encoding aspartate aminotransferase family protein, with the protein MDGTFNENDLSRVIDADKAHVWHHLIQHKPFETSDPRIIVEGKGMRVWDQNGKEWLDAVSGGVWTVNVGYGREEICKAVYDQLMKLCYFAQSAGSIPGSLFAEKLIEKMPGMSRVYYNNSGSEANEKAFKMVRQIAHKKYGGKKHKILYRDRDYHGSTLAAMSAGGQDERNAQYGPFAPGFVRVPHCMEYRKHELGLEHLSGEEFGIAAANLIEEVILREGPDTVGALCLEPVTAGGGVIEAPEGYWPRVQEICKKYEILLHIDEVVCGIGRTGTWFGYQHYGIQPDFVTMAKGVASGYAAIACMVTTEEIFEMFKDDADDPMNYFRDISTFGGCTAGPAAALANMQIIEDEGLLDNCTAMGERMMNNLKALQEKHPVIGDVRGKGLFLGAELVTDRESKEPVDEKQAQAVVAEVGAQGVIIGVTNRSIPGKNNTLCFSPALIATAEDIDAITDAVDVALTKVFG; encoded by the coding sequence ATGGACGGCACGTTCAACGAAAACGACCTCAGCCGGGTGATTGACGCCGACAAGGCGCATGTCTGGCACCACCTGATCCAGCACAAACCCTTTGAGACCAGCGACCCCCGGATCATCGTCGAAGGCAAAGGCATGCGGGTGTGGGACCAGAACGGCAAGGAATGGCTGGACGCGGTCTCCGGTGGGGTCTGGACGGTGAACGTCGGCTATGGCCGTGAGGAAATCTGCAAGGCGGTCTATGATCAGCTGATGAAGCTTTGCTATTTCGCGCAGTCCGCAGGTTCTATTCCCGGCTCGCTCTTTGCCGAAAAGCTGATCGAGAAGATGCCCGGCATGAGCCGCGTCTACTACAACAACTCCGGCTCCGAGGCGAACGAGAAAGCCTTCAAGATGGTGCGCCAGATCGCGCACAAGAAATACGGCGGCAAGAAGCACAAGATTCTCTACCGCGACCGCGATTACCACGGCTCCACTCTGGCGGCGATGTCGGCGGGCGGCCAGGATGAGCGCAACGCCCAATACGGTCCCTTTGCCCCCGGTTTCGTACGGGTGCCCCACTGCATGGAATACCGCAAGCACGAGCTGGGTCTTGAGCATCTGTCGGGCGAGGAATTCGGCATCGCGGCCGCCAACCTGATCGAAGAGGTTATCCTGCGCGAAGGCCCCGACACCGTTGGCGCCCTCTGCCTGGAACCAGTGACTGCCGGCGGCGGCGTGATCGAGGCCCCCGAAGGCTATTGGCCGCGGGTGCAGGAGATCTGCAAGAAATACGAAATCCTGCTGCACATCGACGAGGTGGTTTGCGGGATCGGTCGTACCGGCACCTGGTTCGGCTACCAGCACTACGGCATCCAGCCCGATTTCGTCACCATGGCCAAAGGCGTCGCCTCGGGCTATGCTGCGATCGCCTGCATGGTCACCACCGAAGAAATCTTCGAGATGTTCAAGGACGACGCGGACGATCCGATGAACTATTTCCGTGACATCTCCACCTTCGGCGGCTGCACCGCTGGTCCCGCTGCCGCCCTGGCCAACATGCAGATCATCGAAGACGAGGGCCTGCTCGACAACTGCACCGCCATGGGCGAGCGGATGATGAACAACCTCAAGGCACTGCAGGAAAAGCACCCGGTGATCGGCGATGTGCGCGGCAAAGGTCTGTTCCTCGGCGCCGAACTGGTCACCGACCGCGAGAGCAAGGAACCGGTGGACGAGAAACAGGCGCAAGCCGTCGTGGCCGAGGTCGGCGCCCAGGGCGTTATCATCGGCGTCACCAACCGTTCGATCCCCGGCAAGAACAACACCCTCTGCTTCAGCCCGGCGCTGATCGCAACGGCCGAGGACATCGACGCCATCACCGATGCGGTGGACGTGGCCCTGACCAAGGTCTTTGGCTGA
- a CDS encoding ArsR/SmtB family transcription factor has product MQWEEAAGGFAAMGSEARLKVLRCLVRAGRDGLRVQDIQTRTGIAPSTLAHHLKFLSGAGVVVQEKVGRATISRADFDRLRSLADFILCECCSDQMQEAANDG; this is encoded by the coding sequence ATGCAGTGGGAAGAAGCAGCAGGTGGTTTTGCGGCCATGGGGTCAGAGGCGCGTCTGAAGGTCCTGCGCTGTCTGGTCCGGGCAGGGCGCGATGGATTGCGGGTTCAGGACATTCAGACCCGTACGGGCATCGCGCCCTCGACGCTGGCGCATCATTTGAAATTTCTTTCGGGCGCCGGTGTCGTGGTGCAGGAGAAGGTGGGACGCGCGACGATTAGCCGGGCCGATTTCGACCGGCTGCGGTCGCTGGCGGACTTCATTCTCTGTGAATGCTGCTCGGATCAAATGCAGGAGGCTGCAAACGATGGCTGA
- a CDS encoding permease: MADLTQNLGASQALLRWLKTPWAVIVALLVSVAVLDMGNFQTIVIFALNALAHTGRYILFAVLLLAYLKATGAEALVARAFEGREVRMIFLAAVFGGLAPFCSCEVIPFIAGLLALGAPLSAVMAFWLSSPLIDPPTLLITAGALGWPFAIGKAVAAVALGLFGGFAIKALMGHGVFANPLKQVQKTSCCGCGAPKADAKPVWAFWSEPERRQRFRSEFVANGLFLLKWLALAYVLEALLVSYVPADVIAGLVGGEGVVPIAVAALVGMPAYLNSYVAPPLLAGLIEQGMSVGAAMAFMIAGAVSSIPAMAAVWSLVKPQVFAAYLGLGVSGAILSGILFQML; this comes from the coding sequence ATGGCTGATCTCACTCAAAATCTCGGGGCCTCGCAGGCGCTGCTGCGCTGGCTCAAAACGCCCTGGGCCGTGATCGTGGCGCTGCTGGTTTCTGTTGCGGTGCTGGATATGGGAAATTTCCAGACCATTGTGATCTTTGCGCTGAATGCGCTGGCCCATACCGGTCGTTACATTCTGTTTGCGGTGCTGCTGCTGGCGTATCTGAAGGCAACCGGCGCCGAAGCTCTGGTGGCGCGGGCCTTTGAGGGGCGCGAGGTGCGGATGATCTTTCTTGCGGCGGTGTTTGGCGGGCTGGCGCCCTTCTGTTCCTGCGAGGTCATTCCCTTTATCGCCGGGCTGCTGGCTTTGGGCGCGCCGTTGTCGGCTGTCATGGCCTTCTGGCTGTCGTCGCCGCTGATCGATCCGCCGACGTTGCTGATCACCGCAGGGGCGCTGGGCTGGCCCTTTGCCATCGGCAAGGCGGTTGCTGCCGTGGCCCTGGGGTTGTTCGGGGGCTTTGCCATCAAGGCACTGATGGGCCATGGTGTCTTTGCAAACCCGCTAAAACAGGTGCAGAAAACCAGCTGTTGCGGCTGCGGTGCGCCAAAGGCCGATGCAAAGCCGGTCTGGGCCTTCTGGTCCGAACCTGAGCGTCGGCAACGGTTCCGCAGCGAATTTGTCGCCAACGGTCTGTTCCTGCTGAAGTGGTTGGCGCTGGCCTATGTCCTGGAGGCGCTGCTTGTGTCCTATGTCCCGGCGGATGTCATTGCGGGTCTGGTCGGCGGTGAAGGCGTGGTGCCGATTGCCGTGGCCGCGCTGGTGGGCATGCCGGCCTACCTCAACTCCTACGTGGCGCCGCCGCTGCTGGCGGGACTGATAGAGCAGGGGATGAGCGTTGGGGCGGCGATGGCCTTCATGATTGCCGGTGCGGTGAGTTCGATCCCGGCCATGGCTGCGGTCTGGTCGCTGGTGAAGCCGCAGGTCTTTGCCGCCTATCTGGGGCTGGGTGTGAGTGGCGCAATCCTGTCCGGCATTCTGTTCCAGATGCTATGA
- a CDS encoding PLP-dependent aminotransferase family protein gives MAISVDTFFLNPDAQGTLQAQIQEMIAEGVLSGRFRVGEKLPSSRKLASHLGISRITVTLAYTELLANDYLTSRGRSGYYVSENAPVPPSYTPPQRSDDAVDWSQAIARTFTGGDTPRKPRDWRNYRYPFIYGQVDASLFDHANWRLCALRALGQKDFAALTNDYFDQDDPLLIEYIARHTLPRRGVTARPEQILITLGAQNALWLVIQLLLNRGRKAAIEDPTYYTLRDQLTHVRCQMDCIPVDADGLPPEQIAEDTDVIFCTPSHQSPTTATMPMARRKQLLERAREIDAVIVEDDYEFEMSFLGAPSPALKSLDTDGRVVYVGSFSKSLFPGLRLGYLVGSESFIRQARALRASVLRHPPGHIQRTVAYFLSLGHYDSQIRRTAKELHNRRLVIEEAIAAHGLSISGVGVYGGSSLWMRAPEGVDTAAAAERLREKSVIIEPGAPFFAPQHRKQNYYRLGYSSIPASRIEPGLALLSEALKPS, from the coding sequence ATGGCCATTTCCGTCGACACATTCTTTCTCAACCCGGATGCGCAGGGCACGCTTCAGGCGCAGATCCAGGAGATGATCGCCGAAGGCGTTCTGTCAGGCCGTTTTCGGGTTGGAGAGAAGCTGCCATCCTCGCGCAAACTGGCCAGCCACCTTGGCATCAGCCGCATCACCGTGACGCTGGCCTATACGGAACTTCTGGCCAATGACTATCTGACGTCGCGCGGGCGGTCTGGGTATTACGTCTCGGAAAACGCGCCGGTGCCGCCCAGTTACACGCCGCCGCAACGCTCTGATGACGCGGTGGACTGGTCGCAGGCCATTGCCCGCACCTTTACCGGTGGCGATACGCCCCGCAAACCGCGGGACTGGCGCAACTACCGCTATCCTTTCATCTATGGTCAGGTCGATGCCTCGCTGTTTGATCATGCCAACTGGCGGCTTTGCGCGCTCCGGGCGCTGGGGCAGAAAGATTTTGCCGCGCTGACCAACGACTATTTCGATCAGGATGATCCCCTGCTGATCGAATATATCGCCCGCCACACCCTGCCACGCCGTGGTGTCACCGCCCGCCCCGAGCAGATCCTGATCACCCTCGGGGCGCAGAATGCCCTGTGGCTGGTGATCCAGCTTTTGCTGAACCGGGGGCGCAAGGCGGCGATCGAGGATCCGACCTATTACACCCTGCGCGATCAGCTCACCCATGTGCGCTGCCAGATGGATTGCATTCCGGTGGATGCCGACGGTCTGCCGCCGGAGCAGATCGCGGAAGACACCGACGTGATCTTCTGCACCCCGAGCCACCAAAGCCCGACCACCGCCACCATGCCCATGGCCCGGCGCAAGCAACTGCTGGAGCGCGCCCGCGAGATCGATGCGGTGATTGTCGAGGACGACTACGAGTTCGAGATGTCCTTCCTCGGCGCCCCCTCCCCGGCGCTCAAATCCCTGGATACCGACGGGCGCGTGGTCTATGTCGGCAGCTTTTCCAAATCGCTGTTTCCGGGGCTGCGACTGGGCTATCTGGTAGGCTCTGAAAGCTTCATCCGTCAGGCCCGCGCCCTGCGCGCCAGCGTGCTGCGCCACCCGCCTGGGCACATTCAGCGCACTGTCGCCTATTTCCTTTCCCTTGGGCACTACGATTCCCAAATCCGCCGCACCGCCAAGGAGCTGCACAACCGCCGCCTGGTCATCGAAGAGGCCATCGCCGCGCATGGGCTGTCGATCTCGGGTGTTGGCGTCTACGGTGGCTCATCCCTCTGGATGCGCGCGCCGGAGGGCGTCGATACCGCCGCCGCAGCAGAGCGCCTGAGGGAAAAGAGCGTCATCATCGAACCCGGCGCGCCCTTCTTTGCGCCCCAACACCGCAAGCAGAACTATTACCGGCTGGGCTATTCCTCGATCCCGGCAAGCCGTATCGAACCAGGGCTGGCGCTGCTGTCCGAGGCGCTGAAACCGTCCTGA
- a CDS encoding TIGR02300 family protein produces MPKEEWGVKRVCPTTGKRFYDLNKDPIVSPYTGEVVALDTGKSRMIEADSEDAASMKAKENMDGDDAVLEDDEDVDLDLGDDVLDDDDDDDNVSLDEIADVASEDDES; encoded by the coding sequence ATGCCCAAGGAAGAATGGGGTGTAAAGCGCGTTTGCCCGACCACCGGAAAACGCTTTTATGACCTGAACAAGGACCCGATCGTCAGCCCCTACACGGGCGAGGTCGTTGCCCTCGACACCGGCAAGAGCCGCATGATCGAAGCCGACTCGGAAGACGCTGCGTCGATGAAGGCCAAAGAGAACATGGACGGGGACGACGCAGTTCTGGAAGATGACGAAGACGTCGATCTGGATCTGGGCGATGACGTTCTGGACGATGATGACGATGACGACAACGTCTCGCTCGACGAGATTGCCGACGTCGCATCCGAGGACGACGAGTCCTGA
- a CDS encoding GntR family transcriptional regulator, producing the protein MTLSTRSTSDGLSSAHDRVYRALRTRIMHGEIAPGEALTLRGIGREFDVSMTPARESVRRLVAEGALFLSSSGRVSTPELSNERIEELAALRSLLEVELSSRALPRAHMALIDRLQAINVTVAEMVSKRDAVGYIRANLEFHRTLYLRAQAPAMLAMAETVWLQLGPTMRALYGRLRRTEPPHNHKLVIAALKAGDEPGLRLAVRSDVTQGLRLLAG; encoded by the coding sequence ATGACCTTGTCCACCCGCTCCACATCCGACGGGCTGTCGTCAGCCCATGATCGCGTCTACCGGGCGCTGCGCACGCGTATCATGCACGGAGAGATCGCGCCGGGCGAGGCGCTGACCCTGCGCGGGATTGGACGTGAGTTCGATGTTTCCATGACCCCGGCCCGGGAATCGGTGCGCCGCCTGGTGGCCGAGGGGGCCTTGTTCCTGTCCTCCTCGGGGCGTGTGTCGACACCCGAGCTGAGCAACGAACGGATCGAGGAGCTTGCAGCGCTGCGGTCGCTGCTGGAGGTGGAATTGTCGAGCCGGGCGCTGCCGCGGGCTCACATGGCGCTGATCGACAGGCTGCAGGCGATCAATGTCACCGTGGCCGAAATGGTGTCGAAACGCGATGCGGTGGGATACATCCGCGCCAATCTGGAATTTCACCGCACGCTGTACCTGCGGGCGCAGGCGCCTGCGATGCTGGCGATGGCGGAAACGGTCTGGTTGCAGCTGGGGCCGACCATGCGGGCGCTTTATGGCCGTCTTCGCCGGACCGAACCGCCGCATAATCACAAGCTGGTCATCGCGGCATTGAAGGCAGGGGATGAGCCGGGATTGCGGCTGGCGGTGCGGTCGGATGTGACCCAGGGTCTGCGCCTGCTTGCTGGCTAG
- a CDS encoding GNAT family N-acetyltransferase, whose translation MPAPLWMTASTLTSDNVTLAPLTQDHAADLAEAAGDGALHRLWYTAVPAPDRVPAEINRRLALQKAGSMVPFAILDPQGRAVGMTTYMNIDHGNRRVEIGSTWYRKSVQRTGINTACKLMMLRHAFEDRDAIAVEFRTHRLNRQSRAAIERLGAQLDGILRAHMIMPDGSLRDSAVYSITAADWPAVRANLEFMTQR comes from the coding sequence ATGCCCGCTCCCCTCTGGATGACAGCATCCACCCTGACCTCGGACAATGTGACTCTGGCACCGCTTACGCAGGATCATGCCGCCGATCTGGCAGAGGCGGCGGGCGATGGCGCCCTGCACCGGCTCTGGTACACTGCGGTTCCCGCACCGGACCGGGTCCCGGCAGAGATCAACCGCCGCCTTGCCCTGCAAAAGGCTGGATCCATGGTGCCCTTCGCCATCCTCGACCCACAGGGCCGCGCCGTGGGCATGACTACCTATATGAATATCGACCACGGCAACCGCCGCGTCGAAATCGGCTCCACCTGGTACCGCAAATCGGTACAGCGCACCGGGATCAACACCGCCTGCAAGCTCATGATGCTGCGCCACGCATTCGAAGACCGCGATGCCATCGCGGTGGAATTCCGCACCCACCGCCTCAACCGGCAAAGCCGCGCCGCAATCGAACGGCTCGGCGCCCAGCTCGACGGTATCCTGCGGGCGCACATGATCATGCCCGACGGCAGCCTGCGTGATTCCGCTGTCTACTCCATAACCGCCGCCGATTGGCCCGCGGTCCGCGCAAACCTGGAATTCATGACCCAAAGGTGA
- a CDS encoding M48 family metallopeptidase, which translates to MSAHHLPGDPPVPLLLRRSARARRISLRISALDGRVTLTLPKSLPERAALEFAAEKEDWIRGHLARHPGQVAVTFGTVLPVAGRDLRVVRGQARGVRVAGDEIAVSGDRPARSLERYLRELARDRLAAASDAYSAQLGRPFHKLVLRDTRSRWGSCSSAGALMYSWRLILAPPEVLRYVVAHEVAHLQEMNHSADFWAVVQDLFGDHEAPRRWLRENGSQLHRYRFTD; encoded by the coding sequence ATGAGCGCCCATCATCTGCCGGGGGACCCTCCGGTGCCACTGCTTCTGCGTCGCTCCGCGCGTGCGCGTCGGATCAGCCTGCGGATTTCCGCGCTGGACGGTCGGGTCACGCTGACATTGCCCAAGTCTCTGCCTGAACGCGCCGCCCTGGAATTTGCTGCCGAGAAGGAAGATTGGATCCGCGGGCATTTGGCGCGTCATCCCGGACAGGTCGCGGTGACATTTGGAACGGTGCTGCCGGTGGCCGGGCGCGACTTGCGGGTCGTGCGCGGGCAGGCGCGGGGCGTGCGGGTCGCCGGGGATGAGATCGCGGTCTCTGGCGACAGGCCGGCCCGGTCTCTGGAACGCTACCTGCGGGAATTGGCCCGGGATCGGCTGGCCGCGGCGTCGGATGCCTATTCGGCGCAGCTGGGCCGCCCGTTTCACAAGCTGGTTCTGCGCGACACGCGCTCGCGCTGGGGGTCCTGTTCCTCGGCCGGGGCGCTGATGTATTCTTGGCGTCTGATCCTCGCCCCGCCAGAGGTCCTGCGCTATGTGGTGGCGCATGAGGTGGCGCATTTGCAGGAAATGAACCACTCGGCTGATTTCTGGGCCGTGGTTCAGGATCTTTTCGGCGATCATGAGGCGCCGCGCAGATGGTTGAGGGAGAATGGCAGCCAGTTGCACCGCTACCGGTTCACGGACTGA